CACGCGCCGCGTGCATGCGATGGAAGTGCTGCTGCGCTGGCGCCGGCCCGGCCAGGGCGTGATCCTGCCGGACCATTTCATCCCGGTGCTGGAAGAAAACGGACTGATCGTGCCGGTGGGCGAATGGGTGATGCGGCGCGCCTGCGAGCAAAGCGTCGCGTGGGCGCGCATGGGGCTGCGGCCGGTGCCGCTGGCGGTGAACCTGTCGCCGCGCCAGTTCATGCACGGCGGCCTGACCGAATCGATCCGGCGCATCCTCGACGAGACCGGGATCGACCCGGCGCTGATCGAATTTGAGATCACGGAAACGGCGCTGATGCAGCATGGCGAGCAGACCCTGGAAATCCTCGGGCAGATCAACAGCATGGGCATCCGCATGTCGATCGACGACTTCGGCACAGGTTACTCGAGCCTGGCCTACCTGAAGCGCTTCCCGGTGAAGAAGGTCAAGATCGACCGCGCCTTCATCAAGGACCTGGAGGACAGCGCGGAAGACCGGGCGATTGTCGGCGCGATCATCGCGCTGTCGGACAGCCTGCAGCTGTCGGTGGTGGCCGAGGGCGTCGAGACGGAAGGGCAGTACGCGCTGCTGCGGGCGAGCGGCTGCCAGTACGCGCAGGGTTACCTGTTTTCGATGCCGCGCGACGCCGAAGACGCGCAGGCAATGCTGGCCGCATCCCTGCGGACCTGACCCCGGCAGCTCTGGGTCTGACCCGCCGGGTCAGACCCTAATGCGGTTAAGTTAAGGTGAAAATTGGCGCGGATCGTAGAATCGGGGTCTGGTCCTGCGGACCTGACCCCATTTTGATTTGGCCGCTAACTATCGAAACAGTATTTTTCGGTACTAAAAACATCGAAGTGCTCTCGATGTCGTCGAAATTCTCAACATGGGGTCAGGTCCGCAGGACCAGACCCCGACGATGCGCGCGCTGCCGATGCTTAACTTAACGGCATTCGGGTCAGACCTTGGGTTTCGACCGTGCCCGTCAGTCCAGCGTGGCAATCACCGGCGCGTGGTCGGACGGCTGCTCCCACTTGCGCGGCACGCGGTCGATTGCGCAGGCGGTGCAGCGTGCGGCCAGCGTCTTCGACAGCAGGATGTGATCGATGCGCAGGCCGCGGTTGCGGCGGAAGCCCAGCATGCGGTAGTCCCACCAGCTGAACGATTTCTCGTCTTGCTCGAACATGCGGAACGAGTCCACCAGCCCCAGTTCGTTCAGCGCCAGCAGCGCGGCGCGCTCCTTGTCCGAGCACAGTACCTGGCCGGCCCACTCGGCCGGGTCGTGCACGTCGCGGTCGTCCGGCGCGATGTTGTAGTCGCCCAGGATCGCCAGATGCTCGTGCGTGCGCATCTCCTCGTCGAGCCACTCGCGCAGCGATTCGAGCCACGCCAGCTTGTACACGTACTTGTCCGAGTCGACCGCCTGGCCGTTCGGTACGTAGGCGCAGACGATGCGCATGCCGTCGATGGTGGCGGCCAGGATGCGCTGCTGCGCGTCCTCGTAGCGCGGATTGTTCTTGACGACGTCGGTGATC
This window of the Massilia sp. R2A-15 genome carries:
- the xth gene encoding exodeoxyribonuclease III: MKIATWNVNSLKVRLAHLLQWLADNPVDVLCLQETKLTDDKFPVAEINAAGYHVVFSGQKTYNGVAILSKLPITDVVKNNPRYEDAQQRILAATIDGMRIVCAYVPNGQAVDSDKYVYKLAWLESLREWLDEEMRTHEHLAILGDYNIAPDDRDVHDPAEWAGQVLCSDKERAALLALNELGLVDSFRMFEQDEKSFSWWDYRMLGFRRNRGLRIDHILLSKTLAARCTACAIDRVPRKWEQPSDHAPVIATLD